One region of Limnospira fusiformis SAG 85.79 genomic DNA includes:
- a CDS encoding ATP-binding protein translates to MAKLDPLPEILDALARSMEKQFQGGLCSILLCDRHGKLHHGAAPNLPKAYSQALDGMIIGPEAGSCGKAAFCRDIVIVADIATDPLWQNFRHLALEHQLRACWSAPAIGSDQQVLGTFAVYFKTCRTPQNQDLEILSLSAHIASIAIERDRTTQALADLNQQLEVRVEERTAALRESEAKLEAMLNFAPAVIYVKDLQGRHTFVNRAFLKLFNCTLADIIGKVNHDFYPPEVADVFEKNDRIVIESCHFHQLEEEVTIHDQNYTFLSHKFILFDQNQQPYALCGISNDITQRKAFYNALQRSQEQLKATLQAIPDLVFRLNSQGEYLAIYPSEYVGNLVDIKLAIGHSIKELLPPPIAAKYSQVTQTALATNTLQTYEQDVVIDGVLRHEEVRVAPCGDHEVVFVIRDISEQQAALRERQKAAATIRKSEDRFARIANNMPGVLYQYVLHPDGSHNFIYISERCQQIFGLDADTITRDANELFRLFESEDFISLKSSILLSASTLNTWSWEGKLITPFGEKKWIQGISQPEQQPNGDILWDGVVVDISERKLMEIKLQKTVAELDRATRLKDEFLANMSHELRTPLNGILGMSEALKQGILGTLNPNQHHAIAMIEKSGKHLLELISDILDLSKIEAGKLELYLTEVSVQELCNSSLTLVNHLAFTKQINIESNIPQQLQKTFIKVDNRRLRQVLINLLSNAVKFTHKAGKINLNVGIKPSTNLAISTPQSIYFSVVDNGIGIATDDLDKLFLPFTQIDSSLNRQYSGTGLGLALVKQIIELHGGCVEVSSQLGKGSCFTVYLPYNETSNNMSNLPDSYRWELPSYLNVINPQSPLIMLAVEKEAHLITLSSYLEAKGYSLLIARNGQEAIALIESQSPQLVVIDIQIPVLEGLAAIKYIRQNLKLTNLPIIALTAVETTGEPEKLREAGANEYLTQPIKLKHLSNLIHNLLNP, encoded by the coding sequence ATGGCTAAGTTAGACCCGCTTCCCGAAATTCTTGATGCCCTAGCCCGGTCAATGGAAAAGCAATTCCAGGGGGGACTCTGTTCGATTTTACTATGCGATCGCCACGGGAAACTACACCACGGCGCAGCCCCTAATTTGCCCAAGGCTTACTCCCAGGCTTTAGATGGGATGATCATTGGTCCCGAAGCTGGTTCCTGTGGAAAAGCTGCTTTTTGTCGGGATATTGTCATCGTTGCTGATATTGCGACAGACCCCCTATGGCAAAACTTCAGACATTTAGCCCTAGAACATCAATTGCGTGCTTGTTGGTCGGCTCCGGCGATCGGTAGTGATCAGCAAGTTTTAGGAACTTTTGCGGTTTATTTCAAGACCTGTCGCACTCCCCAAAATCAAGACTTAGAAATTCTCAGCCTTAGCGCCCATATTGCCTCCATTGCTATTGAACGCGATCGGACTACCCAAGCCTTAGCCGACTTAAATCAACAGTTAGAAGTGCGGGTAGAAGAACGTACCGCCGCCCTCAGAGAAAGTGAAGCTAAGTTAGAAGCAATGCTTAATTTTGCTCCGGCGGTAATTTATGTCAAAGACTTACAAGGACGACATACCTTTGTTAACAGGGCATTTCTGAAATTATTTAACTGTACTCTAGCAGATATCATTGGCAAAGTTAACCATGATTTTTACCCACCCGAAGTCGCTGATGTTTTTGAAAAAAATGACCGCATAGTAATTGAATCTTGTCACTTCCATCAGCTCGAGGAAGAGGTGACCATCCATGACCAAAATTATACTTTCCTCTCCCATAAGTTTATCCTGTTTGACCAAAATCAGCAACCCTACGCCCTCTGTGGTATTTCCAATGATATTACCCAGCGCAAGGCTTTCTACAATGCCCTCCAACGCAGTCAAGAACAACTCAAGGCAACTTTGCAAGCCATTCCCGACCTAGTATTTAGACTGAACAGCCAAGGGGAATATCTGGCTATTTATCCATCCGAATATGTCGGAAATTTAGTGGACATCAAATTAGCCATTGGTCACTCAATCAAGGAACTATTACCCCCCCCTATTGCGGCGAAATATAGTCAGGTTACGCAAACAGCCCTAGCCACTAACACCCTACAAACCTATGAACAAGATGTAGTGATTGATGGGGTTTTGCGTCATGAAGAAGTCCGGGTGGCTCCCTGTGGTGACCATGAGGTAGTTTTTGTCATTCGGGATATTAGCGAACAGCAAGCAGCACTCCGTGAACGCCAAAAAGCCGCCGCCACTATCAGGAAAAGTGAGGACAGATTTGCACGCATTGCCAATAATATGCCGGGGGTTTTATATCAATATGTTTTGCATCCTGATGGCTCCCATAATTTTATCTATATTAGTGAACGCTGCCAACAAATTTTTGGTTTAGATGCTGATACAATCACCAGAGATGCTAATGAGTTATTCAGACTTTTTGAGTCGGAAGATTTTATCTCTCTTAAATCCTCAATTTTGCTATCTGCAAGCACCTTAAACACCTGGTCTTGGGAAGGAAAATTGATTACCCCATTTGGTGAAAAAAAATGGATACAGGGTATTTCTCAACCGGAACAACAACCTAATGGCGATATTCTTTGGGATGGGGTAGTGGTAGACATCAGTGAACGTAAATTGATGGAAATCAAATTACAAAAAACTGTAGCCGAGTTAGACCGGGCTACCCGCCTTAAAGATGAGTTTCTGGCAAATATGAGCCATGAACTGCGTACCCCTCTTAATGGGATTTTGGGGATGTCGGAAGCGTTAAAACAAGGCATATTAGGGACATTGAACCCTAATCAACATCATGCGATCGCGATGATTGAAAAAAGTGGTAAACACTTACTAGAATTAATTAGCGATATTCTGGATCTGTCCAAAATAGAGGCGGGGAAACTCGAACTATATCTAACGGAAGTATCAGTGCAGGAACTATGTAACTCTAGTTTAACTTTAGTCAATCACTTGGCATTTACCAAACAAATTAATATAGAGAGTAACATACCCCAGCAATTACAAAAAACTTTCATCAAAGTAGATAATCGGCGGCTGCGTCAAGTCCTGATTAACTTGCTAAGTAATGCGGTAAAATTTACCCATAAAGCTGGTAAAATTAACTTAAATGTTGGCATAAAACCATCTACAAATCTGGCTATTTCAACCCCTCAGTCTATCTATTTTTCCGTCGTAGATAATGGGATTGGTATTGCTACCGATGATTTAGATAAACTGTTTTTACCTTTCACCCAAATTGATAGTAGTCTGAATCGTCAATATAGTGGTACTGGACTGGGATTAGCTTTGGTTAAACAAATCATAGAATTACATGGCGGTTGTGTTGAGGTGAGCAGTCAACTGGGTAAAGGTAGCTGCTTTACAGTTTATTTACCCTATAATGAAACCTCAAATAATATGAGCAACTTACCCGATAGTTATAGATGGGAATTGCCTAGTTATTTGAATGTAATAAATCCTCAGTCTCCATTAATTATGCTGGCGGTAGAGAAGGAGGCTCATTTGATTACACTGTCTAGTTATCTGGAAGCTAAAGGCTATAGTTTATTGATAGCCAGAAATGGACAGGAGGCGATCGCATTAATCGAATCCCAATCTCCCCAATTAGTTGTAATTGATATTCAAATACCTGTGCTTGAGGGTTTAGCAGCCATTAAATATATTCGCCAAAATCTCAAGTTAACTAACTTGCCAATTATTGCCTTAACTGCTGTAGAAACCACTGGCGAACCGGAAAAATTACGAGAAGCGGGAGCCAATGAATATCTAACTCAACCGATTAAATTAAAACATTTATCTAACCTAATTCATAACCTTTTAAACCCCTAA
- the dusA gene encoding tRNA dihydrouridine(20/20a) synthase DusA, translated as MTAISPQLRLSEDNYQSHILSIAPMMDRTDRHFRYFMRQITRRPLLYTEMVTSAAIINGDHHKLLDFSPEEKPLALQVGGDDPNELATCAKIAEDWGYDEINLNVGCPSARVQNGNFGACLMAEPERVAQAISAMKKAVNIPVTVKHRIGIDNHDRYEDMAAFVRVVAASGCQRFTVHARKAWLQGLSPKDNRNIPPLRYGDVHRLKAEFPDLTIEINGGFTTLEQVKQQLTKVDAVMIGRAAYDNPYLFAIADREIYGENINPPTRHQVVEQMLPYIENWLSQGGRLNSVVRHILQLFAGQPGTKAWKRYLSENAHLPGAGVEVVKAALAEVP; from the coding sequence ATGACAGCTATCAGTCCACAACTGAGGTTAAGTGAGGACAATTATCAAAGTCATATCCTGAGTATTGCACCCATGATGGATAGGACCGATCGCCATTTTCGTTACTTCATGCGACAAATTACCCGCCGTCCCCTACTGTATACAGAAATGGTGACAAGTGCTGCAATTATTAACGGCGATCACCACAAATTACTGGACTTTTCACCAGAAGAAAAACCCCTCGCCTTACAGGTTGGGGGAGATGATCCTAATGAACTGGCGACCTGTGCTAAAATCGCCGAAGATTGGGGTTATGATGAGATTAACCTCAACGTAGGTTGTCCGAGTGCGCGGGTGCAAAATGGTAACTTTGGCGCTTGTTTAATGGCGGAACCGGAAAGAGTTGCTCAAGCCATCTCAGCCATGAAAAAAGCCGTTAATATTCCGGTAACAGTTAAGCATCGTATTGGTATCGATAATCACGATCGCTATGAAGATATGGCCGCATTTGTGCGGGTGGTCGCCGCCTCTGGGTGTCAGCGTTTTACTGTTCACGCGCGCAAAGCATGGCTACAAGGATTAAGCCCCAAAGATAACCGAAATATACCCCCCCTGCGTTATGGAGATGTTCACCGTCTCAAGGCAGAATTTCCCGATTTGACAATTGAAATTAATGGAGGATTTACTACCCTTGAACAGGTGAAACAACAACTCACAAAAGTTGATGCGGTAATGATTGGTCGCGCCGCCTATGATAATCCCTATTTATTTGCGATCGCTGACCGAGAAATTTACGGCGAAAATATCAACCCACCCACCCGTCATCAAGTAGTAGAACAAATGCTTCCCTATATCGAAAATTGGTTAAGTCAGGGAGGGCGACTTAACAGCGTTGTCCGCCATATCCTACAACTTTTCGCTGGACAACCAGGGACTAAAGCCTGGAAGCGATATTTAAGCGAAAACGCACACCTTCCCGGTGCTGGGGTGGAAGTAGTTAAAGCCGCTTTAGCCGAGGTTCCCTGA
- a CDS encoding ATP adenylyltransferase family protein, with product MLEPGTLLLKLQQQTARALEVGALQPISTHYQLIEQAEIPFLVRVIDNLQRKATVQEKQEKTQTATGVEFNPFLPYDPDLFVENLSATHVGLLNKFNVVDYHLLIVTRDFQEQDSLLTLEDFEAMWLALTEIDGLAFYNGGREAGASQRHKHLQLVPFPLIPNGLNVPIEKAIASSIFSGSIGKIPPFEFRHTLSLFEPGLVNDYKLAAQVTLAEYLKSLDFLKISINDNGKPATHYNLLATRNWLLIIPRSQESWDDISVNSLGFAGALLVRNHQQLAQLKQQQPLTILKSVAFPI from the coding sequence ATGCTAGAACCAGGGACATTACTGTTAAAACTTCAACAGCAAACCGCACGGGCTTTAGAGGTCGGTGCATTACAGCCTATTAGCACCCATTATCAGCTCATTGAACAGGCGGAAATCCCTTTTTTGGTCAGGGTGATAGATAATCTACAACGCAAGGCTACAGTCCAGGAAAAGCAGGAAAAAACCCAGACCGCCACCGGGGTAGAATTTAATCCTTTTTTACCTTATGACCCTGATTTATTTGTCGAGAATTTATCAGCTACTCATGTGGGTTTACTTAATAAGTTTAATGTCGTTGATTATCATCTGTTGATAGTAACGCGGGATTTTCAAGAACAGGATAGTTTACTAACCTTAGAAGATTTTGAGGCTATGTGGCTGGCTTTGACCGAAATTGACGGTTTAGCCTTCTATAATGGTGGTCGAGAGGCGGGGGCTAGTCAACGCCATAAACACCTTCAACTTGTGCCGTTTCCCCTAATTCCTAATGGTTTAAATGTACCGATTGAAAAGGCGATCGCATCTAGTATTTTTTCCGGTTCAATCGGTAAAATACCCCCCTTTGAGTTTCGCCATACTTTATCATTATTTGAACCCGGTTTAGTCAATGATTATAAATTAGCCGCCCAAGTAACTTTGGCAGAGTATTTAAAATCCTTGGATTTCCTGAAAATCTCAATTAATGATAATGGGAAACCCGCCACACATTATAACTTATTGGCGACTCGAAATTGGCTGTTAATTATACCGCGATCGCAAGAAAGTTGGGACGACATATCCGTTAATTCTTTAGGGTTTGCGGGGGCGCTACTGGTTCGTAATCATCAACAATTGGCACAACTAAAGCAACAACAACCCTTAACTATTCTCAAGTCTGTGGCTTTCCCTATTTAA
- a CDS encoding MauE/DoxX family redox-associated membrane protein has product MISATLANFGIVFVGSVFLLTAIAKIIEPWKFAQHIAQLRLFTSGLIEPITITFIAVEATIGTALIFGATPAIMIPFSIIILMGLSWLTYGSTSTGKTEDCGCYNGWLKITPNQSLLLNLLYIIFLGVGLIGNYNTGTILWRWMIVIATFLVSYTAASASLAYLDIHGYPFLDLAPIQANRPWQNQWLGEAVDLDLSLGSKLIVFMSPRCPQCKDWLQVLKIVHDCPELPDVLGVVAFTNYDEMRWFVDSYQLNFSVVALDSVAYDRLKIDTVPTAVIVEDGIIREKWVAGMPASFVQRIKQALSVA; this is encoded by the coding sequence ATGATATCCGCAACATTAGCTAATTTTGGTATTGTATTTGTCGGAAGTGTATTTTTACTAACAGCGATCGCCAAAATTATTGAACCTTGGAAATTCGCCCAACACATCGCCCAACTGAGGCTATTTACTTCTGGGTTAATTGAACCGATAACCATCACTTTTATAGCTGTTGAAGCGACCATAGGAACCGCGTTAATTTTCGGGGCGACACCCGCCATTATGATCCCGTTTAGTATCATAATTTTAATGGGTCTGTCGTGGTTAACTTATGGGAGTACATCGACGGGAAAAACGGAAGATTGTGGCTGTTATAATGGCTGGCTAAAAATCACCCCCAATCAAAGTTTACTGCTGAATTTATTATATATTATTTTCCTAGGTGTAGGTTTAATTGGCAACTATAACACAGGGACTATTTTATGGCGGTGGATGATTGTTATAGCGACGTTTTTAGTTAGCTATACAGCCGCCTCAGCTTCCCTAGCCTATTTAGATATTCATGGCTATCCATTCCTTGATTTAGCGCCGATTCAAGCTAACCGACCCTGGCAAAATCAATGGTTAGGAGAAGCAGTAGATTTAGACCTCAGTTTGGGTTCAAAATTAATCGTTTTTATGAGTCCCCGCTGTCCTCAGTGCAAGGACTGGTTACAGGTGTTAAAAATTGTCCATGATTGCCCGGAATTGCCTGATGTTTTAGGGGTTGTCGCGTTTACTAATTATGATGAAATGCGGTGGTTTGTTGATAGTTATCAACTCAATTTTTCGGTGGTCGCTTTAGATAGCGTAGCATACGATCGCCTAAAAATTGATACTGTCCCCACCGCTGTAATAGTGGAAGATGGTATCATCCGAGAAAAATGGGTGGCGGGAATGCCTGCATCATTTGTTCAACGCATTAAACAGGCGCTATCTGTAGCTTAA
- a CDS encoding thermonuclease family protein: MGTRINNLQVTKVVDGDTIKVLLNGRREPLRLHCVDTEESFAKGSKPVTQTGIEASAMAKKYFTEADGTLTQVDLEFDSHDSLKVCLDKYRDTYGRLICYVHKGDDNYNLRLIQEGWSPYYIKYGRSQFYHRQMMEAEAIAQSHNLIIWNRNLPQNKPFRDYELLSCWWSLRDSIIQDYRHHGKTAGVLSVRFDYPEILAAAASQQWITVFCDLQDGITKWIGNSALIHTGSKDHIIKLWIPEAKSDKNAPIVRLINRRYAGLGRGYVYITGRVIMYRDKPEITINHPQQLSDFCPTPHHLQQLIALGEPDHVQSKIIVESRS, encoded by the coding sequence GTGGGAACTAGAATTAACAACCTACAAGTTACTAAAGTTGTAGATGGAGATACTATCAAAGTCTTGCTAAATGGTCGCCGAGAACCTCTGCGATTGCATTGCGTTGATACCGAGGAATCATTTGCTAAAGGTTCCAAACCTGTCACGCAAACCGGAATAGAGGCTTCAGCTATGGCTAAAAAATACTTCACCGAAGCTGATGGAACCTTAACCCAAGTTGATTTGGAATTTGATAGTCATGATTCCTTAAAAGTCTGCTTAGACAAATACCGAGATACCTATGGTCGTTTGATTTGCTATGTTCATAAGGGCGATGATAATTATAACTTGCGATTAATTCAAGAAGGTTGGAGTCCCTATTATATTAAATATGGGCGATCGCAATTTTATCACCGCCAAATGATGGAAGCAGAAGCGATCGCTCAATCCCATAATCTCATCATTTGGAATCGTAATTTACCTCAAAATAAGCCATTTCGTGATTATGAACTATTAAGCTGTTGGTGGTCATTAAGGGATAGTATTATTCAAGATTATCGCCATCATGGCAAAACAGCCGGAGTGCTTTCTGTCCGTTTTGATTATCCCGAAATTCTAGCCGCCGCCGCTAGTCAACAATGGATTACTGTATTTTGTGACTTACAAGATGGTATCACCAAATGGATTGGTAATAGTGCCTTAATTCATACAGGGTCAAAAGACCATATTATCAAGTTATGGATACCAGAAGCCAAAAGCGATAAAAATGCACCCATTGTCCGATTGATTAATCGTCGATATGCTGGTCTCGGTCGAGGATATGTTTATATTACTGGTCGGGTTATTATGTATCGAGATAAACCCGAAATCACCATAAATCACCCACAGCAATTATCTGATTTTTGTCCTACACCACATCACTTACAGCAATTGATAGCACTTGGGGAGCCTGATCATGTACAATCAAAGATAATTGTTGAATCTAGGAGTTAA
- a CDS encoding heme-binding protein — MPADLPKGFPEPTAIGTIEVKKYPHYRAVTYRHQGDLTIATRMAFNPLFQHISTNNIAMTTPVEARYLQEDSWEETSAADVSFLYSQPEINPQTVDSDVTVTDTPEMIVVSIGIQGPYTWESYQIHLDKLKDWLQQHPEYQIFGPPRRLFYNSPMTPPYLKYSEVQIPITPR; from the coding sequence ATGCCAGCCGATTTACCAAAAGGATTCCCAGAACCCACAGCCATTGGAACTATTGAAGTTAAAAAATACCCCCATTATCGGGCTGTTACCTACCGTCATCAGGGAGATTTAACCATCGCCACCCGCATGGCATTCAACCCCCTATTTCAACATATTAGCACTAATAATATCGCCATGACAACCCCCGTCGAGGCGCGATATTTACAGGAAGATTCCTGGGAAGAAACATCGGCGGCTGATGTGTCTTTTTTATATTCTCAACCCGAAATTAATCCCCAAACTGTTGATTCTGATGTCACCGTAACAGATACCCCAGAAATGATCGTCGTTAGCATTGGGATTCAAGGTCCTTATACCTGGGAAAGCTACCAAATACATTTGGATAAATTGAAAGACTGGTTACAACAGCATCCCGAATATCAAATTTTTGGACCCCCAAGACGCTTGTTTTATAATTCCCCCATGACTCCCCCCTATTTAAAATATAGTGAAGTACAAATCCCCATTACTCCCCGTTAA
- the cysH gene encoding phosphoadenosine phosphosulfate reductase, with protein sequence MTNLSLINSNGQSASIPSDQNGCCDDRTLEQLDLDSINDRLKNANATDIVKWAAETFGSGLLMSTSFGIQSAVMLHLVTQVVPDIPVIWVDTGYLPIETYRFAEELTQRLQLNLKVYQSSLSPARMEALYGRLWEQNDLEAFNRYDQIRKVEPMQRALNELGATAWLAGLRADQTAHRQTLRSIDYQSGRYKVYPILNWHSRDVYQYLTAHDLPYHPYFDLGYTTVGDWHSSRPVTDSDQSDRDTRFRGLKQECGLHLPQSDEEAKSLDSSSL encoded by the coding sequence ATGACGAATTTGAGTCTAATTAATTCCAACGGACAATCTGCATCTATCCCGTCAGACCAAAACGGGTGCTGTGACGATCGCACTTTAGAGCAACTGGATCTCGATAGCATTAACGATCGCCTCAAAAATGCTAATGCTACTGATATTGTGAAATGGGCTGCGGAAACTTTTGGGTCAGGGTTGTTGATGAGTACCAGTTTCGGTATCCAATCGGCTGTGATGCTACATCTAGTTACCCAGGTAGTTCCAGATATTCCGGTGATTTGGGTCGATACGGGTTATCTTCCCATTGAAACCTACCGCTTTGCTGAAGAATTGACTCAGCGCCTCCAACTCAATCTGAAAGTCTATCAATCTTCCCTGTCTCCGGCTAGGATGGAAGCACTTTATGGTCGTCTGTGGGAACAAAATGATCTCGAAGCCTTTAACCGCTATGACCAAATCCGCAAGGTTGAACCTATGCAACGGGCTTTAAATGAACTTGGGGCTACGGCTTGGTTGGCGGGACTTAGGGCTGATCAGACCGCACACCGCCAAACTTTGCGTTCTATTGATTACCAATCGGGTCGTTATAAGGTTTACCCGATTCTTAATTGGCATTCCCGCGATGTCTATCAATATCTAACCGCCCACGACCTCCCCTATCATCCCTATTTTGACCTCGGTTACACTACTGTTGGTGATTGGCATTCCAGTCGCCCGGTGACTGATAGTGATCAAAGCGATCGTGATACCCGGTTCCGGGGACTTAAACAAGAGTGCGGCTTACACCTTCCCCAAAGCGACGAAGAAGCCAAGAGCTTGGATTCTAGTTCCCTCTAA
- a CDS encoding RNA-guided endonuclease InsQ/TnpB family protein, producing the protein MAACRYCYNQAIALSRSGKRLSKLKLRNEVMQSDLPAWVKETPCHIRQNAIFDAYLAFSASPGARFRSCRDSSQAIKFNDANFSSGSWYPRLTKGLTFMVSEPIPKTCGQGTQLVFTKGRWLAIFPEPVAVTPTDATGVIALDPGVRTFITGFDGSRFLELGSGDIGRITRLCQHLDDLMSRIAKEPCRSRRRRMRQAAQRMRTKIRNLVDEAHKQIAHYLTHNYSLIFLPTFETSDMVAKVKRLIRSKTARAMLTWAHYRFKLTLRHQGEITGTTVVDVTEEYTSKTCTHCGHVHSQLGGSKVFRCPECGFTLPRDWNGAFGIFLKALRDTASVTLTGNSAIVALSGNNRKNVA; encoded by the coding sequence TTGGCCGCTTGTCGGTATTGCTACAACCAAGCAATTGCATTATCCCGGAGTGGTAAACGACTAAGCAAACTGAAATTACGCAACGAAGTGATGCAGAGCGACTTGCCTGCATGGGTCAAAGAAACACCCTGCCACATTCGGCAGAATGCTATCTTTGATGCCTATCTCGCCTTTTCAGCCAGTCCTGGCGCAAGGTTTAGGAGCTGTCGGGATAGTTCTCAAGCCATCAAGTTTAACGATGCTAATTTCTCTTCAGGGAGTTGGTATCCAAGACTCACGAAAGGATTAACTTTCATGGTTTCCGAACCCATCCCTAAAACTTGCGGGCAAGGGACTCAGTTGGTGTTTACCAAAGGTCGATGGTTGGCGATTTTCCCTGAACCAGTTGCCGTTACCCCAACTGACGCTACTGGCGTGATTGCATTAGACCCGGGTGTGCGAACTTTCATAACCGGGTTTGATGGTTCACGATTTCTGGAATTGGGCTCCGGGGATATTGGACGCATTACTAGGCTATGTCAACATTTGGATGATTTAATGAGCCGAATCGCCAAGGAACCCTGTCGTTCAAGGAGGCGACGGATGAGGCAAGCGGCTCAACGAATGAGAACCAAAATCCGCAATCTAGTTGATGAAGCCCACAAACAAATTGCTCACTACTTGACTCACAACTACAGCCTAATTTTTTTGCCCACCTTCGAGACTTCCGATATGGTTGCCAAGGTGAAGCGTCTAATCAGGTCTAAGACTGCCCGCGCCATGCTGACATGGGCGCATTATCGATTCAAACTAACCCTGAGACATCAAGGGGAAATAACTGGAACCACAGTTGTAGATGTGACGGAAGAATACACCAGCAAAACCTGTACTCACTGTGGTCATGTGCATTCCCAGCTAGGTGGCTCAAAAGTGTTCCGATGTCCGGAGTGTGGGTTCACTCTACCTAGGGACTGGAACGGTGCTTTTGGAATCTTTCTAAAAGCTTTGCGGGATACCGCCTCTGTTACCTTAACGGGTAATAGTGCTATCGTTGCATTGTCCGGGAACAACCGGAAAAATGTCGCGTAA
- a CDS encoding RNA-guided endonuclease InsQ/TnpB family protein, producing the protein MALRLVQSNGLVVCEDLNVRGMVINHRLAKSITDAGWATFKRWRGYFGDKYGKLVIAVPPHNTSQNCSNCDQRVEKSLSTRTHVCPHCRYTDFRDRNAALNILPKGLSMVGRTKSQASEICPLVWLEKSC; encoded by the coding sequence GTGGCACTCCGTTTAGTCCAATCTAACGGTTTGGTAGTTTGTGAAGACTTGAATGTTCGAGGTATGGTTATAAATCATCGTTTAGCCAAGTCGATAACCGATGCAGGATGGGCTACTTTTAAACGATGGCGAGGGTATTTTGGGGATAAGTATGGCAAATTGGTTATTGCTGTTCCACCCCATAATACTTCTCAGAATTGTTCTAATTGTGACCAAAGGGTAGAAAAGTCGTTATCTACTCGCACTCATGTCTGCCCTCATTGCAGATATACAGACTTCCGTGATAGAAACGCTGCTTTAAACATATTGCCAAAAGGATTAAGTATGGTGGGGCGCACCAAATCTCAAGCTTCAGAGATTTGCCCTCTAGTTTGGTTGGAGAAATCCTGCTAA
- a CDS encoding RNA-guided endonuclease InsQ/TnpB family protein: MADTSAYSVKMLVIEYKVQPKPHQVEAIDEAIRTAQFVGNKVLRYWMDNRGIGKVDLFRCNTALRKVFDLVKDLNYHACQTTVERVLGAITRFYENCQNQVKGKKGYPRFKKHSRSVEYKVSGWKLSDNKRQITFTDQKGIGKLKLIGSRDINYYQPEQIKRVRIIRQADGYYVQFSIKLDPRDTITPLTP, encoded by the coding sequence ATGGCTGATACCAGCGCGTACAGTGTCAAAATGTTGGTGATCGAATACAAAGTCCAACCCAAGCCACATCAAGTCGAAGCCATTGATGAAGCAATACGGACAGCACAGTTTGTCGGCAATAAGGTGCTTCGTTATTGGATGGACAATCGTGGCATAGGTAAGGTTGACTTATTTCGATGCAACACAGCACTGCGGAAGGTGTTTGATTTGGTCAAGGATTTAAACTATCATGCTTGTCAAACGACAGTTGAAAGGGTTCTCGGTGCCATTACTCGTTTTTACGAGAATTGCCAAAACCAGGTCAAGGGGAAGAAGGGGTATCCAAGATTCAAAAAACATTCTCGTTCGGTAGAATATAAAGTCTCTGGATGGAAACTATCAGACAATAAACGGCAGATCACTTTTACCGACCAAAAAGGTATTGGTAAGCTCAAGCTGATCGGCTCTAGGGATATTAATTACTATCAGCCTGAACAGATTAAGCGAGTGAGGATTATTAGACAAGCAGATGGATATTATGTTCAATTCTCCATAAAATTAGATCCTAGAGATACCATAACCCCTTTAACTCCTTAG